In Planctomycetota bacterium, the DNA window GCGCGGCCGCTTGGCACCAGCAGCGCATCGCCGGCGGCGACGGCCCGCCCGGTGATCGAGCGGTCGAAGTCCCGCACCTCGCGGATCGTGCCCACCCGCCGCACGCCGTAGCCCCGGAAGACGCCGGGCTCGGCGAATCGGATCGACGATTGGCCGACCATCGCCACGTGCTCGCCCACGCGCACGAGGTAGCCCAGCGGATCCACCGCCGACACGCCCCACACGCCCTCCAGCTCACCCGTCTCGCGATCGAGCCGGAAGTAGGCATCGAGCGGGCCGATGTGCACGATCACCGCATCGTCGATGACGATGGGCTGGCGGACGTTCCACGCCGCGTCGGCGTTGCGGTCGTCGCCCCGCGGCACGGCGTTGAAGCGGCGCAGCCAGATGGGCCGGCCCGTCTGCGCGTCGAAGGCGCCCACGACGCTGAGCGGTTCGTGCCAGTACACCACGCCGTCGTGGACCACGCCGCCCGCGCCGACGTTCTTGCTCGACCGCGACCAGCCGCCGCCCGCGCTGCCCAGCGACCGCGTCCACGCGGGGCGTCCCGTCAGCGCATCGAGGCCCACCAGCGTCGCCTGCACCTGCCGGCCCGCGCCGCGGGCCTCGCGGACGCCGAAGACCACCCGGCCCTCGTCCGCCACCGGGCCGCCGCGGACGACGCCCAGCGCCAGCCCCGCGTCGACGTCGCGGACCCGCGTCCGCCACAGCCGCCGTCCGCTCTCCAGTTCGACGGCCACGATCGCCGGATCGTCGTCGGGCGGCACCGACGTGTGCAGCCCCAGCGAGGCGTACGCCGCGCGATCATCGACCGCCACGATGTTGGGCGACTCGACGCGGATCGACGTCTGCGTGTTCTCGGTGCGGACGGCGCGCAGCGACTCGAGCTCCAGCGGATCGACGGTCTGTGTGACGCGCCAGCGGAGCCGCAGCGAGTGGCGGTCCCACGCCGACAGGCTCGCCGCGTCGTTGAGCAGGATGGTGTCGCCCGCGATGGTCGGCCAGATCCAGAACGGCCCGCCGCGTGGATCGGCCGACTGCGACGGCGGCAGCCCCGAATCCTGCGCCGGCGCCAGGTCGCGGTCGTAGGGCTGCGCCCACAGCGCCCGCGACGGCGGGGAGGGCGGCCGCGCCCCGCCCGCGAGCACGCTCGCCGTGGGCCGCGTCGCCGCCGCCGGGGGCTCGAAGCGCAGCGCCGCGAAGTCGGCCTCGGGCAGCCCCGCCGCGGCGCGCCACGCCGCCGCGCGCTCCCGGATCTCGCCGCCGCCGAGCTGCGCCGCGACCACCGAGAGCAGGTCGGCCGCCGCGCCACCGTCGGCGTGCAGATCGGGGTGGTCCTCGAGCTGGAGCAGCGTGCGCGCGGCGCCGTCGAAGCGCGCAAGCTCGTAGCGGTCCTGGGCGAGTCGCAGCGCCGCCTCGTAGCCCGCCGGCGTCAGCAGGTAGGAGCGCTCGACGGCCTCGATCTCGCCCTGGTCCAGCAGCCGCTGCGCGCGGGCCGAGTACTCGACGCGGTAGCGTTCGAGCAGCCGTGCGCTGCCCAGCATCCGGGCGTGGATCGCCGACCGCACCGACACGAACAGGTCGGCGTCGTCGGCGTGCGGCAGCAGCCGATCGGGCGAATCGTCGAGCAGCGCCTGCAGCGAGCGGACGGCTTCGGCGATGTTGCCCGCGTTGAGCAGCGCGGGCAGCGCCTCGAGCGTGCTCTGGGCCGCCGGAGAGTCGTCCACGTACACCGTGTTCTCGGTCTGGGCGAGTGCGGGCCGCCCGATGAGGGATGCCAGCGCCACGAGGAGAATCCCCGCCGGGGTGAAGCATCGCCGCTCGGGCTGCGTTGGTCGAGTGAGCACGCGGTCCGCCTCTCGCTGAAGGGGTGGCCCCGGGCGTGCCTGCGCGGGGCCCGGAGGCCCCATAAGCGCCGCCGCCAACCCCGTACGCATGGAGCCCTTGGCCTGATCGGCACAGCCCAAATCCTCGGCCAGTCTAACCCGTCCGAGCGGACGCGCGAATGCGTGCCGCCCGCCACGGGGGCTGCACTGGCCCTCGCGCCCCGCCGATGCGAGATCCTCGAGGAGGGGGCTCGCATGATGGCACGCTTGTTCGCACGGGGCCACGCCGACCCGCCTGCGGCCGCCGCTGTCGCGGCGCCCAGGCCGACGTTCTGGGACGCGGTGCGGTGCCCCGAGAGCCGCAGCCGCCGCGTGGCGGTGCTGCTGCTGGCCATCGTCGCGATGAGCATCGCCGACCTGGTCATGACCATCGAGCACATGGTCGGCCCGGGCATGTACGAGAGCAATCCGCTGGCCCGCATGATCCTCGAGTTCGGCACGCCGACCACCCTGGCGATGTTCAAGGCGATGACCACCCTGATCGGGCTCTGGCTGCTGTGGAAGACCCGCCGCAGCAAGGCCGGCGAGATCGGCGCCATCATCTGCCTCGTCGTGCTGACCTGGCTGATGGTCCGCTGGAAGGTCTACAGCGACCAGATGACCTTGCTCACGCCCCGTCTGGCCGAGATCCAGTACGACCTGGGCCAGAACTGGGTCATGTTCCGCGGCGACGAGTAGAGCGCTCCGTCGCGGCCTTCCGGCCGCGGCGCTCGCTCTGGTACGGGCTGGCCGGAGTGAATCCGGCTCGCCTTGGACGGACGCCATCGCCATCCTCGAACCCGGACTGCCTCGGAGCCAATCCGAGTGCGCTACGCCGATCGCGTGACCGACCCGAAGCGCTCCAGGCAGGCCATCCGCACCGGCACGCCCATCGCGACCTGCCGCGAGATGACCGAACGCTGGCTGAGCGCCGCGTCCTCGTCGATCTCCACGCCCAGGTTCGCCGGCCCGGGGTGCATGACGACCGCCCCGGGCTTCATCCGCGCCAGCCGCGGCAGCGTCAGCCCGAAGCGGAGGCGGTAGGCCTCGTCGGCGCCCTCTTCGTCAAGCTCGGTGCGCCCCCGCTCGTGCTGGATCCGCAGCGCCATGACGGCGTCCACGCCCGACAGCCGCTGCTCGAAGTCGTGCTCGGGCTCGCCCCCCACGGTCCGCGCGAGCCGCTCATCGATCCCCGGGCCCGCCACCAGCACCCGCGCGCCCAGCGCCGCCATGCACGGCCCGCTGGACCGCGCCACACGCGAGCGCGCCACGTCGCCGACGATCATCACCGTGAGCCCGCCGAGGTCCAGCGCCCGCCAGCGGTCGCGGCGAGCGTCGCTGGCCGCATCGCACAGCGTGAGCGCATCGAGCAGGCCCTGCGTCGGGTGCTCGGCGTCGCCCGCGCCGGCGTTGAGCACCGGGATCCGCACGGCCGACGCGATCTCGAGCAGGTCGCACTCGCGCCGCGACCGAACCACGAGCCGCGAGACGCCCATCGCCTCGATCGTGCGGGCGGTGTCGGCGAGCGTCTCGCCCTTGCTCAGGGACGAACCCAGCTCGGTCAGCTCGACGAACCGCCCGCCCAGCCGCTGCACCGCGACGGCGAAGCTCAGCCGCGTGCGGGTCGAATCCTCGAAGAACAGCAGCCCGATGATCTGGCCGGTCAGCGACGCGGGCACGCCCGCGGGGTGGCCCGCGAGCACATCGGCGTGGTCGCGGGCGGCCGAGAGCAACTCGCGGAGGTCCTCGGCCGGCAGGTCGGCCAGCCGCAGCAGGTCCTTGCACGGCTGCGCATTCGC includes these proteins:
- a CDS encoding aspartate carbamoyltransferase catalytic subunit, encoding MTHASPITHANAQPCKDLLRLADLPAEDLRELLSAARDHADVLAGHPAGVPASLTGQIIGLLFFEDSTRTRLSFAVAVQRLGGRFVELTELGSSLSKGETLADTARTIEAMGVSRLVVRSRRECDLLEIASAVRIPVLNAGAGDAEHPTQGLLDALTLCDAASDARRDRWRALDLGGLTVMIVGDVARSRVARSSGPCMAALGARVLVAGPGIDERLARTVGGEPEHDFEQRLSGVDAVMALRIQHERGRTELDEEGADEAYRLRFGLTLPRLARMKPGAVVMHPGPANLGVEIDEDAALSQRSVISRQVAMGVPVRMACLERFGSVTRSA
- a CDS encoding DUF5658 family protein, whose product is MMARLFARGHADPPAAAAVAAPRPTFWDAVRCPESRSRRVAVLLLAIVAMSIADLVMTIEHMVGPGMYESNPLARMILEFGTPTTLAMFKAMTTLIGLWLLWKTRRSKAGEIGAIICLVVLTWLMVRWKVYSDQMTLLTPRLAEIQYDLGQNWVMFRGDE